One region of Cyanobium sp. M30B3 genomic DNA includes:
- a CDS encoding SLBB domain-containing protein: protein MSLRRRFSPALLCFALAPLPGLAQATPTPPGASSLGVVQSPTSAELTPELLQDDAYILGAGDGLSVRFLIESSLSTELDILNDGTASLPLLGNVRLTGLTLSQASLWLQSLYARQLLRPDLQLIVTRPRPLRVAVVGEVERQGLYTLTTSEASRTEAAVGISGLPTLVDAIQKAGGITDQADLRQVVLQRRLPGDQPLFKRTRLNLLALVFDGDQAQNPLLFDGDTIRVIKAEEPVAEAIELSSTTLAPTTITVNVVGEVKSPGSVAIPANTPLIQAILAAGGPQQWRANTSDVQLVRINRNGTATRERFRINYSLGASNAKNPPLRDRDTVIVNRSALAVTSDAIGAITQPLTGLVNAWTLLDLIDDRNR, encoded by the coding sequence ATGTCGTTGCGTCGCCGCTTCTCTCCCGCCCTCCTCTGCTTCGCTCTGGCTCCTCTGCCTGGCCTCGCCCAGGCCACCCCAACGCCGCCGGGGGCCAGCAGCCTGGGAGTGGTGCAGTCCCCCACCTCGGCCGAGCTCACGCCGGAGCTGCTCCAGGACGACGCCTACATCCTCGGTGCGGGTGATGGCCTCAGTGTGCGATTCCTGATCGAGAGCTCGCTCAGCACTGAACTGGATATCTTGAACGACGGCACCGCCAGCCTGCCCCTGCTGGGCAACGTGCGGCTCACCGGCCTCACCCTCTCCCAGGCCAGCCTCTGGTTGCAGTCGCTCTATGCCCGCCAGCTGCTGCGCCCCGACCTGCAGCTGATCGTCACCCGTCCCCGCCCCCTGCGGGTGGCCGTGGTGGGTGAGGTGGAACGCCAGGGCCTCTACACCCTCACCACCTCCGAGGCCTCCCGCACGGAAGCGGCCGTTGGCATCTCCGGTCTGCCCACGCTGGTGGACGCCATCCAGAAGGCGGGGGGCATCACCGACCAGGCCGACCTGCGCCAGGTGGTGCTGCAGCGGCGGCTGCCCGGCGACCAGCCGCTGTTCAAGCGCACCCGCCTCAACCTGCTGGCCCTGGTGTTCGACGGCGACCAGGCCCAGAACCCCCTGCTGTTCGACGGCGACACCATTCGCGTGATCAAGGCCGAGGAGCCGGTGGCCGAGGCGATCGAGCTCTCCTCCACCACCCTGGCCCCCACCACCATCACGGTGAATGTGGTGGGTGAGGTGAAGTCGCCCGGCAGCGTTGCCATCCCCGCCAACACCCCCCTGATCCAGGCGATCCTGGCCGCAGGTGGCCCCCAGCAATGGCGGGCCAACACCAGTGACGTGCAACTGGTGCGGATCAACCGCAACGGCACCGCCACCCGCGAGCGCTTCCGCATCAACTACAGCCTGGGGGCCTCCAACGCCAAGAACCCTCCCCTGCGCGACCGCGACACCGTGATCGTGAACCGCAGCGCCCTGGCCGTCACCAGCGACGCCATCGGCGCCATCACCCAGCCGCTCACCGGCCTGGTGAACGCCTGGACCCTGCTGGATCTGATCGACGACCGCAACCGCTGA
- a CDS encoding polysaccharide biosynthesis tyrosine autokinase, which yields MTSTLPPNNLPATANTATVAIAPPAYFSPQPMGETGDEGFSLQKFLRTVRRRQRTFIATLVLVSAASTAWLTYQRVVHPVYQGAFGLLVTDPVSPTTSGGQSNAPSAIGAVALNRASQNIPTLMRVLESPVVLNPVFTQLRSQWPGERMPTIRVEQYSASRGGQQVAAGILSIQVTGNNPAVITSALEQTRDTYLQWSLKQRRERLQEAVAFLNQQAPELEARASRIQRQVQDFRLRHRLLQPESEAAATRSQVDALRNQLIQQRAEITRLERLRSDVAAGRLVTSGFSSESSDTGSQTSVALTVPDQAQLAELEKLDSELADARSRYVPSNPLLVQLERARATLVPQIQATQLEALDAALNQFRNQTSSLQSQINDQEGRFDVQPALLREYADLEQKLRLAEGNVESYERSREQFQLEIAQNTVPWQVIAPPTVNPNPVEPKVGPGLLRALLLGLVAASGAALLREKMDHVFHSPTEVDEELGESLLGHIPYIEIFEGVRADRRFLLETLDGEDARITRYQKFQYQEAFRNLATSLRFLNSDQPIRSIALSSSIPSEGKSLVTVLLAKTLSELGQRVLLVDSDMRKPQIHHRLGVDNVSGLSNLLTDESLDWRALITPVANHTGWDLLTAGRQPPDPPRLLSSQRMAQLMQDITTNGGYDLVILDTPPALGLADAALVAEHIDGLLMLVSLRRVPRDLPKLAIRRIRDAGAPVLGVVTNSRQLRREGGDSPTYGYGGYGYGGYGTNKSYGYQSYANDPLLAYSYYDKSNKPRSDQAPKGWKAAIPTPGNLKRNVRNLGHKINNWLDE from the coding sequence GTGACCAGCACGCTGCCACCGAACAATCTTCCGGCAACGGCGAACACGGCCACGGTGGCGATCGCTCCCCCGGCGTATTTCAGCCCCCAGCCGATGGGGGAAACGGGCGACGAGGGCTTTTCGCTGCAGAAGTTCCTGCGCACGGTGCGCAGGCGTCAGCGCACCTTCATCGCCACGCTGGTGCTGGTGTCGGCCGCCTCCACGGCCTGGCTCACCTATCAGCGGGTTGTACACCCCGTGTATCAGGGCGCCTTCGGGCTGCTGGTCACCGACCCGGTGAGCCCCACCACCTCGGGCGGCCAGAGCAATGCCCCCAGCGCGATCGGCGCCGTGGCACTCAACCGCGCCTCCCAGAACATTCCCACCCTGATGCGGGTGCTGGAAAGCCCGGTGGTTCTCAATCCGGTGTTTACCCAACTGCGCAGCCAGTGGCCGGGAGAGCGCATGCCCACCATCCGAGTGGAGCAATACAGCGCCAGCCGCGGCGGGCAACAGGTAGCCGCCGGAATCCTCAGCATTCAGGTCACCGGCAACAACCCGGCCGTGATCACCAGCGCCCTGGAGCAGACCCGCGACACCTACCTGCAGTGGTCGCTCAAGCAACGGCGCGAGCGGTTGCAAGAGGCTGTTGCCTTCCTCAATCAGCAGGCCCCGGAACTGGAGGCCAGGGCGAGTCGCATCCAGCGCCAGGTGCAGGACTTCCGCCTGCGGCACCGGCTGCTTCAGCCCGAGTCCGAGGCCGCCGCCACCCGCTCCCAGGTGGACGCGCTGCGCAACCAGCTGATCCAGCAGCGGGCCGAGATCACCCGGCTGGAGCGACTGCGCAGTGACGTGGCCGCCGGACGGCTGGTGACCAGCGGCTTCAGCAGCGAATCGAGCGACACCGGCTCCCAGACCAGCGTGGCGCTCACCGTGCCCGACCAGGCCCAACTGGCCGAACTGGAGAAACTGGACAGCGAGCTGGCCGATGCCCGCTCCCGCTACGTGCCCAGCAACCCGCTGCTGGTGCAACTGGAGAGGGCGCGGGCCACGCTGGTGCCCCAGATCCAGGCCACCCAGCTGGAGGCTCTCGACGCCGCCCTCAACCAGTTCCGCAACCAGACCAGCAGCCTGCAGAGCCAGATCAACGATCAGGAAGGTCGTTTTGACGTGCAACCGGCCCTGTTACGGGAGTACGCCGATCTCGAGCAGAAACTGCGGCTGGCCGAGGGCAACGTGGAGAGCTACGAGCGGTCCCGGGAGCAGTTCCAGCTGGAGATCGCCCAGAACACCGTTCCCTGGCAGGTGATTGCACCGCCCACCGTGAATCCCAACCCCGTGGAACCGAAGGTGGGGCCGGGTCTGCTGCGGGCCCTGCTGCTCGGCCTGGTGGCCGCCAGCGGCGCCGCCCTGCTGCGCGAGAAGATGGACCACGTGTTCCACTCCCCCACCGAGGTGGACGAGGAGCTGGGCGAGAGCCTGCTGGGCCACATTCCCTACATCGAGATCTTCGAGGGGGTGCGGGCCGACAGGCGCTTTCTGCTGGAAACCCTCGATGGCGAGGACGCCCGCATCACCCGCTACCAGAAATTCCAGTACCAGGAAGCCTTCCGCAACCTGGCCACCAGCCTGCGCTTCCTCAACAGCGACCAGCCGATCCGCTCGATCGCCCTCTCCTCCTCGATCCCCTCGGAGGGCAAGAGTCTGGTGACGGTGCTGCTGGCCAAGACCCTCAGCGAACTGGGCCAGCGGGTGCTGCTGGTGGACTCGGACATGCGCAAACCGCAGATCCACCACCGCCTGGGGGTGGATAACGTCAGCGGGCTGAGCAATCTGCTCACCGATGAATCGCTCGACTGGCGCGCGCTGATCACGCCGGTGGCCAACCACACCGGCTGGGATCTGCTCACGGCCGGCCGCCAGCCGCCTGATCCACCGCGCCTGCTCAGCTCCCAGCGGATGGCCCAGCTGATGCAGGACATCACCACCAACGGCGGCTACGACCTGGTGATCCTCGACACCCCGCCGGCCCTGGGACTGGCGGATGCGGCCCTGGTGGCCGAACACATCGACGGCCTGCTGATGCTGGTGAGCCTGCGGCGCGTGCCCCGCGATCTGCCCAAGCTGGCCATCCGCCGCATCCGCGATGCCGGCGCGCCGGTGCTGGGGGTGGTGACCAACTCCCGCCAGCTGCGGCGGGAAGGGGGCGACTCACCGACCTACGGCTACGGCGGCTATGGCTATGGGGGCTATGGCACCAACAAGAGCTACGGCTACCAGAGCTACGCCAACGACCCGCTGCTGGCCTACAGCTACTACGACAAGTCGAACAAACCCAGGTCGGACCAAGCCCCCAAGGGGTGGAAGGCAGCGATTCCCACCCCGGGCAACCTCAAGCGCAACGTGCGCAACCTGGGCCACAAGATCAACAACTGGCTCGACGAATAG
- a CDS encoding NHLP bacteriocin system secretion protein — MRQIPAPAAAPAGPPAAAGQARARGLTDHAQVGLCLAAVGGALGCWALFWPVPTEVSGTGVLIYPDNAGILDARAGGQVREIPVKVGERVRRGQVLMTLYLPVLERQLEQQRGNLRQLERHNAQLDQRDAQRLSTERRSLETSLAKLANDRQRYGQLQDTYASKLRNLEWLAKREVVAPLSSEVVGAEQGLTSTGVNLDNIRIQEKEVVTNYEQVKLEIETQALQRRYQIDDLRREIQVTEAKIAYDGKVLAERDGRVLDLQVIPGQTVATGQRLGTIGRPDRPAVGDRPLRAVAYFAPADARRLPPGLPVEVVPLWNQRGRFGGIVGKVGEVLTLPATEEDISTTIGNPQLAQELTKNGPVMRADIELEKDPASVDGFRWTLSGGSGVFPIREGLTVQTYAYVEWRSPLSYVIPGLRSLTGGYRTTRIDRRWDRPSLRQPGTLP; from the coding sequence ATGCGTCAGATCCCCGCTCCCGCCGCCGCTCCAGCCGGGCCGCCAGCCGCAGCGGGCCAGGCCCGGGCTCGGGGGCTGACGGATCACGCCCAGGTGGGCCTCTGTCTGGCGGCGGTGGGCGGCGCCCTGGGCTGTTGGGCCCTGTTCTGGCCTGTGCCCACCGAGGTGAGCGGCACCGGCGTGCTCATCTATCCAGACAACGCCGGCATCCTCGACGCCCGCGCCGGCGGCCAGGTGCGCGAGATCCCGGTGAAGGTGGGCGAGCGGGTGCGGCGCGGCCAGGTGCTGATGACCCTCTACCTGCCGGTGCTGGAGCGCCAGCTCGAGCAGCAGCGCGGCAACCTGCGCCAGCTGGAGCGCCACAACGCCCAGCTCGATCAGCGCGATGCCCAGCGCCTCAGCACCGAGCGGCGCTCCCTCGAGACCTCCCTGGCCAAGCTCGCCAACGACCGCCAGCGCTACGGCCAACTGCAGGACACCTACGCCTCCAAGCTGCGCAACCTGGAGTGGCTCGCCAAACGGGAGGTGGTGGCCCCCCTCTCCTCGGAGGTGGTGGGCGCGGAACAGGGCCTCACCAGCACAGGCGTGAACCTGGACAACATTCGCATCCAGGAAAAGGAGGTGGTCACCAACTACGAGCAGGTGAAGCTGGAGATCGAGACCCAGGCCCTGCAGCGCCGCTATCAGATCGACGACCTCAGGCGTGAGATCCAGGTCACCGAAGCCAAGATCGCCTATGACGGCAAGGTGCTGGCCGAGCGCGACGGCCGGGTGCTCGACCTGCAGGTGATTCCGGGCCAGACCGTGGCCACGGGCCAGCGCCTGGGCACGATCGGCCGGCCGGATCGGCCCGCCGTCGGCGACCGGCCCCTCAGGGCCGTGGCCTACTTCGCCCCCGCCGATGCCCGCCGCCTGCCCCCCGGCCTGCCGGTGGAGGTGGTGCCCCTCTGGAACCAGCGCGGCCGCTTCGGCGGGATCGTGGGCAAGGTGGGCGAGGTGCTCACCCTGCCGGCAACCGAGGAGGACATCTCCACCACGATCGGCAACCCCCAGCTGGCCCAGGAGCTCACCAAGAACGGTCCGGTGATGCGCGCCGACATCGAGCTCGAGAAGGATCCCGCCAGCGTGGATGGCTTCCGCTGGACCCTCTCGGGCGGCAGCGGCGTGTTCCCGATCCGCGAGGGCCTCACCGTGCAGACCTACGCCTACGTGGAGTGGCGCTCGCCGCTGAGCTACGTGATCCCGGGTCTGCGCTCGCTCACCGGCGGCTACCGCACCACCCGCATCGACCGCCGCTGGGACCGCCCCTCCCTGCGCCAGCCCGGCACCCTGCCATGA
- a CDS encoding FUSC family protein: MINRNALRTAVTTGLANAFASLSGVEYGQYAALAVLAVSTGSYGGAIELGRQRLLGTVLGAVLLLVGYLGLQNLPMPLGLAITIGSLRLLGGLLQLKVGYKVGGMIIVMGWLVHEGSLASWLPLRFFWTGFGVLLTLLSLRLFWPARSLEQILGAYATLLTQLQQAMRQLAAALQAPHPPGEGPSQVAASMALRNQLQAIRRLRPALLQELGTLPERHPAALLLASLDGTASRLVTLVRALERAAPSRQPLPQLERLHRAEADLLGAMAGQLQDWERAIRRPAAQRQGLPQPPPQPLQLPASWLQLNQELNNPAVNTAACERLERLAVRLQLCRQAERAIRDGEARWAAILGPR, translated from the coding sequence GTGATCAACCGCAACGCCCTGCGCACCGCCGTCACCACCGGGCTGGCCAACGCCTTCGCCAGCCTGTCGGGCGTGGAGTACGGCCAGTACGCCGCCCTGGCGGTGCTGGCGGTGTCCACCGGCAGCTACGGCGGCGCGATCGAGCTGGGACGGCAACGCCTGCTGGGCACCGTGCTGGGTGCCGTGCTGCTGCTGGTGGGCTACCTGGGCCTGCAGAACCTGCCGATGCCCCTGGGGCTCGCCATCACCATCGGCAGCCTGCGGCTGCTGGGCGGCCTGCTGCAGCTGAAGGTGGGCTACAAGGTGGGCGGCATGATCATCGTGATGGGCTGGCTGGTGCACGAGGGCAGCCTGGCCAGCTGGCTGCCGCTGCGCTTCTTCTGGACCGGCTTCGGCGTGCTGCTCACCCTGCTGAGCCTGCGGCTGTTCTGGCCCGCCCGCAGCCTCGAGCAGATCCTCGGCGCCTACGCCACTCTCCTCACCCAGCTGCAGCAGGCGATGCGCCAGCTGGCGGCCGCCCTTCAAGCCCCCCACCCTCCAGGCGAGGGGCCGAGCCAGGTGGCAGCGTCGATGGCCCTGCGCAACCAGCTGCAGGCGATACGCAGGCTGCGACCCGCCCTGCTGCAGGAGCTGGGCACGCTGCCCGAACGCCATCCCGCCGCCCTGCTGCTGGCCAGCCTCGACGGCACCGCCTCCCGGCTGGTGACCCTGGTGCGCGCCCTGGAGCGGGCCGCCCCCAGCCGCCAGCCCCTGCCCCAGCTGGAGCGGTTGCACCGGGCCGAGGCCGATCTGCTGGGCGCCATGGCCGGGCAGCTGCAGGACTGGGAGCGGGCGATCCGCCGCCCCGCGGCGCAGCGGCAGGGCCTGCCCCAGCCGCCGCCGCAGCCGCTGCAGCTGCCCGCCAGCTGGCTGCAGCTCAACCAGGAGCTGAACAACCCAGCGGTGAACACCGCCGCCTGCGAGCGGCTGGAGCGCCTCGCCGTGCGGCTGCAGCTGTGCCGCCAGGCGGAGCGGGCCATCCGCGATGGCGAAGCGCGCTGGGCGGCGATCCTGGGGCCCCGTTGA
- a CDS encoding dual specificity protein phosphatase family protein, translating to MLHPSWVLRGELAVGPAPLDEQHLQDLQEQGVVAVLSLCSAEEAPPPAGLAERFHWRRCVLPDHKAGRPPELAEFRQAVEQLAELAPLGPVYVHCQAGVERSPLVCMAWLIRRRRLSFIDALDYLKRVHPPTCPLPEQLATLRAWQAAG from the coding sequence ATGCTCCACCCCAGCTGGGTGCTGCGCGGCGAGCTGGCGGTGGGGCCCGCACCCCTGGATGAACAGCATCTGCAGGATCTGCAGGAGCAGGGGGTGGTGGCCGTGCTCAGCCTCTGCAGCGCCGAGGAGGCGCCGCCGCCGGCCGGCCTGGCCGAGCGCTTCCACTGGCGCCGCTGTGTGCTGCCCGACCACAAGGCCGGCCGGCCGCCCGAGCTGGCCGAGTTCCGCCAGGCCGTGGAGCAGCTGGCCGAGCTGGCTCCCCTGGGTCCGGTGTATGTGCACTGCCAGGCGGGGGTGGAGCGCTCCCCCCTGGTGTGCATGGCCTGGCTGATCCGCCGCCGCCGCCTCTCCTTCATCGACGCCCTCGACTACCTCAAGCGGGTCCACCCCCCCACCTGCCCCCTGCCGGAGCAGCTGGCCACCCTGCGGGCCTGGCAGGCGGCCGGCTGA
- a CDS encoding FUSC family protein gives MLDAALVRNSLKLAVAILVTAAIAVHFERIEFLWYPLLAVMVVVDDNDDHTLQAATGRVMGTVLGGLITFLVHTVLSGWMGVLVSLVVMIPALQLLGWQSALGTAGLTSIMFLMIPSHVALNWNYVFNRALDTVVGCLVAIAVGLLFWPRNALGEMAEAEGRLRRQLSGQLQRYSDWLERGDARPRPLDPAPLSSDLQRLEQLLGQERAGPRRQHLRRHHWEQRLRLWQLTHFHWLAWERLLADVPEQALQAAAPLRQAVLSLGQQLLGNPRPTPPRQAQLWSQLAAQQQLPLLPLLALAEEWRPLHACLGGLRRCSRP, from the coding sequence GTGCTCGATGCCGCCCTGGTGCGCAACAGCCTCAAGCTGGCGGTTGCAATCCTGGTCACTGCCGCGATCGCCGTTCACTTCGAGCGGATTGAATTTCTCTGGTATCCGCTGCTGGCGGTGATGGTCGTCGTCGATGACAACGACGACCACACCCTGCAGGCGGCCACGGGCCGGGTGATGGGCACCGTGCTGGGGGGGCTGATCACCTTTCTGGTGCACACCGTGCTGAGCGGCTGGATGGGGGTGCTGGTGTCGCTGGTGGTGATGATTCCGGCGTTGCAGCTGCTGGGCTGGCAGAGCGCCCTGGGCACCGCCGGCCTCACCAGCATCATGTTTCTGATGATCCCCAGCCACGTGGCGCTGAACTGGAACTACGTGTTCAACCGCGCCCTGGACACGGTGGTGGGCTGCCTGGTGGCGATCGCGGTGGGGCTGCTGTTCTGGCCGCGCAACGCCCTGGGGGAGATGGCGGAGGCGGAGGGGCGGTTGCGCCGCCAGCTCAGCGGCCAGCTGCAGCGCTACAGCGACTGGCTGGAGCGGGGCGATGCCCGGCCCCGGCCCCTGGACCCCGCCCCCCTGAGCAGCGACCTGCAGCGGCTGGAGCAACTGCTCGGCCAGGAGCGCGCCGGCCCCCGCCGCCAGCATCTCAGGCGGCATCACTGGGAGCAGCGGCTGCGGCTGTGGCAGCTCACCCACTTCCACTGGCTGGCCTGGGAGCGGCTGCTGGCCGACGTGCCGGAGCAGGCGCTGCAGGCGGCGGCACCGCTGCGGCAGGCGGTGCTGAGCCTGGGCCAGCAACTGCTGGGGAATCCACGGCCCACACCACCGCGACAGGCGCAGCTCTGGAGCCAGCTGGCCGCCCAGCAGCAGCTGCCGCTGCTGCCCCTGCTGGCCCTGGCCGAGGAATGGCGTCCCCTGCACGCCTGCCTCGGCGGCCTGCGGCGTTGCAGCCGGCCGTGA
- a CDS encoding YdcF family protein has translation MPRPRALPLWLPVLLLAALWWWAPRPAPLLPAGAQRRAIVVLADDPLRTEAALNLWERQPDSQFWILGGPYLLLASWDQLDQRGIPLEDPRIGTLMHGDDTVGQLTLLSERLPREVRHVTLVTDRSHSRRSLLIARLALGRRGIRVDVPPDAELPARMPPENPLRRWRDGLRVQLWRASGWDGRSLGLWLQRRAPASGP, from the coding sequence GTGCCCAGGCCCCGCGCCCTGCCCCTCTGGTTGCCCGTGCTGCTGCTGGCAGCCCTCTGGTGGTGGGCCCCGCGCCCGGCCCCCCTGCTGCCCGCCGGCGCCCAGCGGCGGGCGATCGTGGTGCTCGCCGACGACCCCCTGCGCACCGAGGCCGCCCTGAATCTCTGGGAGCGGCAGCCTGATAGCCAGTTCTGGATTCTGGGCGGGCCCTACCTGCTTCTGGCCAGCTGGGACCAGCTGGATCAACGGGGCATCCCCCTGGAGGATCCCCGTATCGGCACCCTGATGCACGGTGACGACACCGTGGGCCAGCTCACCCTGCTCAGCGAGCGCCTGCCCCGGGAGGTGCGCCACGTCACCCTGGTCACCGACCGCAGCCACAGCCGGCGCTCCCTGCTGATCGCGCGGCTGGCCCTGGGGCGGCGGGGGATCCGGGTGGACGTACCCCCGGATGCCGAACTGCCGGCCCGGATGCCGCCGGAAAACCCCCTGCGCCGCTGGCGTGATGGCCTGCGGGTGCAGCTCTGGCGCGCCAGCGGCTGGGATGGCCGCTCCCTGGGCCTCTGGCTCCAGCGGCGGGCTCCGGCCTCCGGGCCATGA
- a CDS encoding TolC family protein, producing the protein MLVGGVTSVAGAAPIAALPGLAETRRSDAPNPSQPSPELERLERSWQRLDAELRALDQLLPAEPEPAVRDLLGTPELPAALLRANQPASGDLQPGQATPAPPLALPSPEQLQQGSIAGLSLEQALALAFANSASLQGQREQVAAALARFQAEMGSYWPTISAFASGGYAGSRSTTTAKKANDTLGFGPQFSPSGLLTPSTPSSSAAQQGVPTAGPFYVPKGGSVAASSGEWAVEGGLQLNYALLDFARTPAVRAARARLEQQRNAYANQLRSLQLQVSEAYYQLQQSEQLVRVYDANLRNDLVLLQESLDLQQAGLVPRLDVLRRRASQAAGEESLIQALADRAVARRQLAVLLNLPPAITPSASDPIAVQPRWPLNLEQSLLEAYRGNPELEAILATRTALAEQSQATAAALLPKLSLFAAAGGSSSQTSLDNFTLGGGGCCGSTALPLSTSNGWDWSVGLAFTWLLFDAGSTAGQARALARQDAAAAQQYAANRNTIRLRIEQAFFNHEASLAKLSSARRGVAAALEAFRDVRLRYSTGLSSEVDVSVTQEQLIDSLVRRLNATVDVNITYAQLLRELLPVPRDPSQPVQPQLQWPPQAPGRDDHQRSTR; encoded by the coding sequence CTGTTGGTTGGAGGAGTCACCTCCGTTGCCGGTGCAGCACCGATCGCAGCGCTGCCGGGCCTGGCAGAGACACGCCGCAGCGACGCTCCGAATCCATCGCAGCCCAGCCCCGAGCTGGAGCGCCTGGAGCGCAGCTGGCAGCGGCTGGATGCCGAGCTGCGCGCCCTCGACCAGCTGCTGCCCGCCGAACCCGAACCGGCGGTGCGCGACCTGCTGGGCACCCCGGAGCTGCCCGCCGCCCTGCTGCGCGCCAACCAGCCTGCCAGCGGCGACCTGCAGCCCGGCCAGGCCACGCCCGCGCCGCCCCTGGCCCTGCCCAGCCCCGAGCAACTGCAGCAGGGCAGCATCGCCGGGCTCAGCCTGGAGCAGGCGCTGGCGCTCGCCTTCGCCAACAGCGCCAGCCTGCAGGGCCAGCGCGAGCAGGTGGCCGCGGCCCTGGCCCGCTTCCAGGCCGAGATGGGCAGCTACTGGCCCACGATCAGTGCCTTCGCCAGCGGCGGCTACGCGGGCAGCCGCAGCACCACCACCGCCAAAAAAGCCAACGACACCCTCGGCTTCGGCCCCCAGTTCTCGCCCAGCGGCCTGCTCACCCCCAGCACTCCCTCCTCCAGCGCCGCCCAGCAGGGGGTGCCCACCGCCGGCCCCTTCTATGTGCCCAAGGGCGGTTCGGTGGCGGCGAGCAGCGGCGAGTGGGCCGTGGAGGGGGGCCTGCAGCTCAACTACGCCCTGCTGGACTTCGCCCGCACCCCTGCGGTGCGGGCCGCCCGCGCCCGGCTGGAGCAGCAGCGCAACGCCTACGCCAACCAGCTGCGCAGCCTGCAGCTGCAGGTGAGCGAGGCCTACTACCAGCTCCAGCAGAGCGAGCAGCTGGTGCGCGTCTACGACGCCAACCTGCGCAACGACCTGGTGCTGCTGCAGGAGAGCCTCGATCTGCAGCAGGCCGGTCTGGTGCCGCGGCTGGATGTGCTGCGCCGCCGTGCCAGCCAGGCGGCGGGCGAGGAAAGCCTGATCCAGGCCCTGGCCGACCGGGCGGTGGCGCGGCGGCAGCTGGCGGTGCTCCTCAACCTGCCGCCGGCCATCACCCCCAGCGCCAGCGACCCGATCGCGGTGCAGCCGCGCTGGCCGCTCAACCTCGAGCAGAGCCTGCTGGAGGCCTACCGGGGCAACCCGGAACTGGAGGCGATCCTGGCCACCCGCACGGCCCTGGCCGAGCAGAGCCAGGCCACCGCAGCCGCGCTGCTGCCGAAGCTCTCCCTGTTCGCCGCGGCGGGGGGCAGCAGCTCCCAGACCAGCCTGGACAACTTCACGCTCGGCGGTGGCGGCTGCTGCGGCTCGACCGCCCTGCCCCTGAGCACCAGCAACGGCTGGGACTGGTCGGTGGGACTGGCCTTCACCTGGCTGCTGTTCGATGCGGGCAGCACCGCCGGCCAGGCCAGGGCCCTGGCCCGCCAGGACGCCGCAGCCGCCCAGCAGTACGCCGCCAACCGCAACACCATCCGCCTGCGCATCGAGCAGGCCTTCTTCAACCACGAGGCCAGCCTGGCCAAGCTCAGCTCGGCGCGGCGCGGGGTGGCCGCTGCCCTGGAGGCCTTCCGCGATGTGCGCCTGCGCTACAGCACCGGCCTCTCCAGCGAGGTGGATGTGTCGGTGACCCAGGAGCAGCTGATCGACAGCCTGGTGCGGCGCCTCAACGCCACGGTGGACGTGAACATCACCTACGCCCAGTTGCTGCGTGAACTGTTGCCGGTGCCACGGGATCCATCGCAGCCGGTTCAGCCCCAGCTGCAGTGGCCCCCTCAGGCCCCCGGCCGGGACGACCACCAGCGCTCGACCCGGTAG